The proteins below are encoded in one region of Herpetosiphon gulosus:
- a CDS encoding type II secretion system F family protein, whose protein sequence is MENLPPWTIPLIIALALFGAGAVIFRKLRETKSNSVDGRLATFAERSRNQTESNERGMSALASRVDSMVNRGQKGSDLARDLAQADLKLTVTEFIMMKFGSVILFALFGVFLGRANFLAVVACGVVGAIIGFIVPDKVVSFKQASRLKAFNNQLGDTVGLLANSLRSGYSLLQSMDLVSREAPPPISVEFRRVVQEVGLGLSLEDGMNNLLRRVPSDDLDLMVSAINIQAEVGGNLAEILDTIAHTIRERVRIKGQIRVLTSQARYSGYVVTLLPIAIAIIITLLNPEYMAPLMSFGLPPENWCCMPVCSAMMMIAGFFAIKSIVNIEV, encoded by the coding sequence ATGGAAAATTTACCACCATGGACAATTCCCTTAATCATTGCCTTAGCGCTCTTTGGCGCTGGAGCGGTGATCTTTCGCAAATTGAGGGAAACTAAGTCCAATTCGGTTGATGGTCGCCTCGCTACGTTTGCCGAACGTAGTCGCAACCAAACCGAAAGTAACGAACGTGGCATGAGCGCTTTGGCCAGTCGGGTTGATTCAATGGTCAACCGCGGCCAAAAAGGCTCAGATTTGGCCCGCGATCTCGCCCAAGCTGACCTTAAACTTACCGTAACCGAATTTATTATGATGAAATTTGGTTCGGTTATTTTATTTGCCTTGTTTGGGGTGTTCCTTGGCCGGGCCAACTTCTTGGCAGTTGTGGCCTGTGGGGTGGTTGGGGCAATTATCGGCTTTATCGTTCCCGATAAAGTTGTGAGCTTTAAGCAAGCTTCACGCTTGAAGGCATTCAACAACCAATTAGGCGATACGGTTGGTTTGTTGGCCAACTCGCTACGCTCTGGTTATAGCTTATTACAATCGATGGATTTGGTATCACGCGAAGCGCCACCACCGATTTCAGTCGAGTTTCGCCGCGTGGTTCAAGAGGTTGGTTTGGGGCTTTCGCTTGAAGATGGGATGAATAATCTGTTGCGGCGAGTACCAAGCGATGACCTTGATTTGATGGTTTCGGCGATTAATATTCAGGCTGAAGTTGGCGGCAACTTGGCTGAGATTCTTGATACGATTGCCCACACCATTCGGGAACGGGTACGGATCAAAGGTCAAATTCGGGTGCTTACCTCACAAGCTCGCTATTCGGGTTATGTGGTTACGCTCCTGCCAATTGCAATTGCGATAATTATTACTTTGCTCAACCCTGAGTATATGGCCCCACTGATGAGCTTTGGGCTGCCCCCAGAGAATTGGTGCTGTATGCCAGTCTGTAGCGCAATGATGATGATTGCGGGCTTCTTCGCAATCAAGAGCATTGTTAATATTGAAGTCTAA
- a CDS encoding type II secretion system F family protein — protein MPLLIGLVVLVIVFGIGFMVLNQRRQTDTVSNRLAQFTERSMNLEDLELQLPFMQRVVTPILNNVFVKLGQSAKGNDKLRTNLMLAGNPGNLTPAMFTGMRIFIALALFGVIFLVCMLAKVETASTLQWSGIGGGLGFLLPAMWLGRQIKKRQKVILKALPDALDLLSISVTAGLGFDAALQRVAEKWDNELCREFRRALSDIRLGTQRHEAFRAMTVRTGVEDLTSFVSAVIQADQLGVSMGKMLKIQSDQLRLRRRQRAEEEAQKAPIKMLFPLVFLIFPSMFVVILGPAVPRLLGGGL, from the coding sequence ATGCCCTTACTGATAGGATTAGTTGTACTGGTTATTGTTTTTGGGATTGGGTTTATGGTGCTCAACCAGCGCCGTCAAACTGATACCGTCTCTAATCGGTTGGCCCAATTCACCGAACGCTCCATGAATCTTGAGGATCTGGAGTTGCAGTTACCGTTTATGCAACGGGTTGTCACGCCAATTCTGAACAATGTGTTTGTGAAGCTTGGGCAATCGGCTAAAGGTAACGATAAACTGCGCACCAATTTAATGCTTGCTGGTAATCCTGGTAATTTAACCCCAGCCATGTTTACTGGGATGCGGATTTTTATCGCGCTGGCACTGTTTGGTGTGATTTTCTTGGTATGTATGTTGGCCAAGGTTGAAACCGCTAGTACGCTGCAATGGTCGGGGATTGGCGGCGGTTTAGGCTTCTTATTGCCAGCTATGTGGCTTGGTCGCCAAATTAAGAAGCGCCAAAAAGTGATTCTTAAAGCCCTGCCAGATGCGCTCGATTTGCTCTCCATCAGTGTTACCGCAGGTTTGGGCTTCGATGCTGCCTTACAACGGGTGGCTGAAAAGTGGGATAACGAGTTGTGCCGTGAGTTCCGACGGGCACTCTCCGATATTCGCTTAGGCACTCAACGCCACGAGGCTTTTCGCGCCATGACTGTGCGAACTGGGGTTGAAGACTTAACCTCATTTGTTTCGGCAGTTATTCAAGCCGACCAACTTGGGGTGAGCATGGGTAAAATGCTCAAAATTCAATCCGACCAATTGCGTTTGCGCCGCCGCCAACGTGCTGAAGAAGAAGCCCAAAAAGCACCAATCAAGATGCTTTTCCCGTTGGTGTTCTTGATCTTCCCTTCGATGTTCGTGGTTATCTTGGGGCCAGCCGTGCCACGCTTGCTTGGTGGCGGTCTCTAG
- a CDS encoding DUF192 domain-containing protein has translation MSQHAIRNLTRNSNLVEYAEFANSFLSRGMGLMGRKHLPANTGLILYPNNNIHMFFMRFAIDVIFVDRQHQVVGLRENFKPWRPFAGAAKARYTLELPVGVIQQSQTQLGDQLAVVPAIF, from the coding sequence GTGTCGCAACACGCTATTCGCAATTTAACTCGCAATAGCAACTTGGTTGAATACGCTGAGTTTGCTAATAGCTTTTTGAGCCGTGGCATGGGCCTGATGGGGCGTAAGCATTTGCCCGCCAATACAGGCTTAATCCTCTATCCCAATAATAATATTCATATGTTCTTTATGCGCTTTGCGATCGATGTGATCTTTGTTGATCGTCAACATCAGGTGGTGGGGCTGCGCGAGAACTTCAAGCCCTGGCGGCCATTTGCTGGGGCGGCCAAGGCCCGTTACACCCTCGAATTGCCAGTTGGGGTTATTCAACAATCCCAAACCCAACTCGGCGATCAATTAGCAGTTGTTCCTGCTATTTTCTAA
- a CDS encoding Ppx/GppA phosphatase family protein: MTQHVGIIDLGSNTARMIVVQYQPYHSFKLVEEVKENVRLAHNVGADNQLQAEPVAMAIETLRMFSNFCRALGVNEVVAVATSAVRDAANQASFLAQVKEETGLDLRVLSGDEEAYYSYLGMINTLGVSNGFMFDIGGGSVELALVRGRGLAHTTSLPLGTVRLTEQILRSETPTKAELKALDRHLDEALAELDWFRPQGSKLPLIGVGGTVRNLAKLEQRAQRYPLDIVHGYTMSLQRVDEWATRLSKLNRNEREQLDGLNNDRADVITAGVLLIRALMQRCGADSLWICGHGLRDGIFYEQFLRGSQPPLLGDVRQFSVENLARIYGYNVVHVAKVRELSLALFDQLQSLHGYGAWERELLEAATVVHDIGVAVNFYDHHKHGLYLILNSMLNGYTHREMAMVALLTRHHRKGGVTDAGLGGVLAEGDLERVGKLSALLRIAEYLERSKSQVVQSVLCKIEKNQVRVKVQAVGDASIEIWDANRKTNLFRKVYGVEMLIE; the protein is encoded by the coding sequence ATGACCCAACACGTTGGAATTATTGACCTTGGCTCCAATACCGCCCGTATGATCGTGGTGCAATACCAGCCCTATCACTCCTTCAAACTAGTCGAAGAAGTTAAAGAAAATGTGCGTTTGGCGCATAATGTTGGCGCTGATAACCAGTTGCAAGCTGAGCCAGTTGCCATGGCAATTGAAACCCTGCGCATGTTTAGCAATTTTTGCCGTGCCTTAGGGGTCAACGAAGTTGTGGCGGTGGCAACCAGTGCTGTGCGCGATGCCGCCAATCAAGCTAGCTTTTTGGCCCAAGTTAAAGAAGAAACTGGCCTCGATTTACGCGTGCTCAGCGGCGATGAAGAAGCCTACTACAGCTACCTCGGGATGATTAATACGCTTGGAGTCAGCAACGGCTTTATGTTTGATATTGGCGGCGGCAGCGTCGAATTGGCCTTAGTCCGAGGCCGTGGCTTAGCGCATACCACATCATTGCCGCTTGGTACAGTCCGGCTCACCGAGCAAATTTTGCGCAGCGAAACCCCGACCAAAGCCGAACTCAAAGCTCTCGATCGTCACCTAGATGAAGCATTAGCCGAACTTGATTGGTTTCGACCGCAAGGTAGCAAATTGCCGTTAATTGGAGTTGGCGGCACGGTGCGCAACTTGGCCAAACTCGAACAGCGTGCTCAGCGCTATCCACTCGATATTGTCCATGGCTACACGATGTCGTTGCAACGAGTCGATGAATGGGCCACTCGCCTCAGCAAACTCAATCGCAACGAGCGTGAGCAACTCGATGGCCTCAACAATGATCGCGCTGACGTGATTACGGCTGGCGTATTGTTGATTCGAGCGTTGATGCAACGTTGTGGCGCTGATAGCTTGTGGATTTGCGGCCATGGTTTGCGTGATGGCATCTTCTACGAGCAATTTCTGCGTGGCTCGCAACCACCCTTGCTTGGTGATGTACGCCAGTTTTCAGTTGAAAATTTGGCGCGAATTTATGGCTACAATGTGGTGCATGTCGCCAAAGTGCGTGAATTAAGCCTAGCCTTGTTTGATCAACTCCAAAGTTTGCATGGCTATGGAGCGTGGGAACGGGAGTTGCTCGAAGCTGCGACGGTGGTGCATGATATTGGCGTGGCAGTCAATTTTTACGATCATCATAAACATGGCTTATATTTAATTCTCAACTCGATGCTAAATGGCTATACCCATCGTGAAATGGCCATGGTTGCTTTGCTCACTCGCCATCATCGCAAAGGCGGCGTGACCGATGCAGGCTTGGGTGGAGTTTTGGCTGAAGGCGATCTTGAGCGGGTGGGCAAATTGAGTGCGCTGCTGCGCATTGCCGAATATTTAGAACGCTCCAAGAGCCAAGTTGTGCAAAGTGTGCTCTGCAAAATTGAGAAAAATCAGGTGCGGGTGAAGGTGCAGGCGGTTGGCGACGCTTCGATTGAAATTTGGGATGCTAATCGCAAAACCAACCTATTTCGCAAAGTCTATGGCGTTGAAATGCTGATTGAATAG
- a CDS encoding L,D-transpeptidase family protein → MRRIIWLTLVLGLCFWAFRTSQAVTPALTDTYGFASFWQTNGGELIFGQPITDPLEQDALVVQYFENARFEYDPQTDSVGLGLVGRERTEWRDFGPQPRLAAASLRPEGANYDLTGSFRTFWETNGGVAIFGLPISPAQFEARPTGRFKVQYFERALMIEHPLLAGTPEEIELAPLGQEVAAARGLVEGMSYEQPYLFEFDPVAPAPVQTAAPQPVAEPTQVPPTAAPAQPTSQPVPTATPKPANPNVGKRIEVDISKQWLYAYENGTVVFDAPVATGKDGFNTPTGSYEIYAKVPLQTMRGSLGGETWVVPNVPHAMYFNGSVALHGTYWHNLFGSGTRISHGCVNLPLDAAAWLYNWASVGTTVQVYY, encoded by the coding sequence ATGCGGCGGATCATCTGGTTGACTCTGGTTCTTGGTTTATGTTTTTGGGCTTTTCGCACCTCCCAAGCAGTGACCCCTGCGCTCACCGATACCTATGGGTTTGCGTCGTTTTGGCAAACCAATGGCGGCGAGTTGATTTTTGGTCAACCAATTACCGATCCCTTAGAGCAAGATGCGCTGGTTGTGCAGTATTTTGAAAACGCTCGCTTCGAGTATGATCCGCAAACTGATAGTGTTGGCTTGGGCTTAGTTGGACGTGAACGTACCGAATGGCGCGATTTTGGCCCACAACCACGTTTAGCCGCTGCAAGCTTACGCCCCGAAGGCGCGAACTACGATCTAACTGGTAGTTTCCGCACATTTTGGGAAACCAACGGTGGGGTGGCAATTTTCGGCTTGCCAATTAGCCCAGCTCAATTTGAAGCGCGGCCAACTGGACGTTTCAAGGTTCAATATTTTGAACGCGCCTTGATGATTGAGCATCCCTTGTTGGCAGGCACGCCTGAGGAGATTGAGCTAGCGCCGCTGGGCCAAGAAGTTGCTGCCGCCCGTGGCTTAGTTGAAGGAATGAGCTACGAGCAGCCCTATTTATTTGAATTTGATCCCGTTGCGCCTGCTCCGGTGCAAACTGCTGCCCCGCAACCAGTTGCCGAGCCAACCCAAGTGCCGCCAACCGCCGCACCCGCCCAACCAACCAGCCAACCTGTGCCGACTGCCACGCCCAAGCCAGCCAATCCCAACGTTGGCAAACGCATCGAAGTTGATATTAGCAAGCAATGGCTGTATGCCTACGAAAATGGCACAGTCGTGTTTGATGCGCCTGTTGCAACTGGCAAAGACGGCTTTAATACCCCAACTGGTAGCTATGAAATTTATGCCAAAGTGCCCTTGCAAACCATGCGTGGCTCACTTGGTGGCGAAACTTGGGTCGTGCCAAATGTGCCTCATGCTATGTACTTCAATGGCAGCGTGGCGCTGCATGGAACCTACTGGCACAACTTATTTGGCAGTGGTACGCGGATTAGCCATGGCTGTGTCAACTTACCACTTGATGCTGCCGCATGGCTCTACAACTGGGCTAGTGTTGGCACGACCGTCCAAGTCTATTATTAA